A section of the Streptomyces sp. NBC_01591 genome encodes:
- a CDS encoding TetR/AcrR family transcriptional regulator, with the protein MTTAKRDTYTPETLLTVAVRVFNERGYDGTSMEHLSKAAGISKSSIYHHVAGKEELLRRAVSRALDGLFGILDEPGATQGRAIERVEYVTRRTVDVLIAELPYVTLLLRVRGNTRTERWAMERRREFDQRVTDLLKAAVADGDLRSDVDIRLVTRLLFGMVNSLVEWYRPLPDGGVDGERLADTLVRVAFEGMRSSR; encoded by the coding sequence ATGACCACGGCCAAGCGGGACACGTACACCCCGGAGACTCTGCTCACCGTTGCCGTCCGTGTCTTCAACGAGCGCGGTTACGACGGCACGTCCATGGAGCACCTCTCCAAGGCGGCGGGCATCTCCAAGTCGTCCATCTACCACCATGTCGCGGGCAAGGAGGAACTCCTGCGCCGCGCGGTCAGCCGGGCGCTGGACGGGCTCTTCGGAATTCTCGACGAGCCCGGAGCGACGCAGGGGCGTGCGATCGAGCGGGTCGAGTACGTCACCCGTCGCACCGTCGACGTGCTGATAGCCGAGCTGCCCTACGTCACGCTGTTGCTGCGCGTACGGGGCAATACGAGGACGGAGCGCTGGGCCATGGAGCGGCGGCGCGAGTTCGACCAGCGGGTGACCGATCTGCTCAAGGCGGCGGTCGCGGACGGCGACCTCCGCTCCGACGTGGACATACGGCTGGTGACACGGCTGCTCTTCGGAATGGTCAACTCCCTGGTGGAGTGGTACCGGCCGCTGCCCGACGGAGGAGTCGACGGGGAGCGGCTGGCGGACACGCTCGTTCGCGTGGCCTTCGAGGGGATGCGGTCCAGCCGTTGA
- a CDS encoding alpha-ketoacid dehydrogenase subunit beta, giving the protein MTTAAATAGERTAKAKPATMAQALGRALRDSMAQDPTVHVLGEDVGTLGGVFRITDGLAKEFGDNRCTDTPLAEAGILGAAVGMAMYGLRPVVEMQFDAFAYPAFEQLISHVAKMRNRTAGAMPLPITVRVPYGGGIGGVEHHSDSSEAYYMATPGLHVVTPATVEDAYGLLRASIASDDPVVFLEPKRLYWSKADWSPEAPVSVEPIGRAVVRRPGRNATLITYGPSLPVCMEAAEAAVEEGWDLEVVDLRSLVPFDDETVAASVRRTGRAVVVHESSGFGGPGGEIAARVTERCFHYLEAPVLRVAGFDIPYPPPMQERHHLPGVDRVLDAVARLQWEAES; this is encoded by the coding sequence ATGACCACGGCAGCGGCGACGGCCGGAGAGCGGACGGCGAAGGCCAAGCCCGCCACGATGGCGCAGGCACTCGGGCGGGCGCTCCGCGACTCGATGGCGCAGGACCCGACGGTGCATGTCCTCGGTGAGGACGTCGGCACACTCGGTGGGGTCTTCCGGATCACGGACGGCCTGGCGAAGGAGTTCGGCGACAACCGTTGCACGGACACCCCGCTGGCCGAGGCGGGCATCCTCGGGGCGGCCGTGGGCATGGCGATGTACGGGCTGCGACCTGTGGTGGAGATGCAGTTCGACGCCTTCGCCTATCCGGCGTTCGAGCAACTCATCAGCCATGTCGCGAAGATGCGGAACCGGACGGCCGGCGCCATGCCGCTGCCGATCACGGTCCGGGTGCCGTACGGCGGCGGGATCGGCGGGGTCGAGCACCACAGCGACTCCTCGGAGGCGTACTACATGGCGACGCCCGGCCTCCATGTCGTCACGCCCGCCACGGTCGAGGACGCGTACGGGCTGCTGAGGGCCTCGATTGCCTCCGACGATCCGGTGGTGTTCCTGGAGCCGAAGCGGCTCTACTGGTCGAAGGCGGACTGGTCGCCCGAGGCGCCGGTGTCTGTGGAGCCGATCGGCCGGGCCGTCGTCCGGCGGCCGGGCCGCAACGCGACGCTGATCACGTACGGGCCGTCGCTGCCCGTCTGCATGGAGGCGGCGGAAGCGGCCGTCGAGGAGGGCTGGGACCTCGAGGTCGTGGACCTGCGCTCGCTGGTGCCATTCGACGACGAGACCGTTGCTGCTTCCGTCCGGCGTACGGGGCGCGCGGTCGTCGTCCATGAGTCCTCGGGTTTCGGCGGTCCGGGCGGAGAGATCGCGGCCCGGGTCACCGAGCGCTGCTTCCACTACCTGGAGGCGCCGGTACTGCGGGTCGCCGGGTTCGACATTCCGTATCCGCCGCCGATGCAGGAGAGGCACCATCTCCCGGGCGTGGACCGGGTACTGGACGCGGTCGCCCGCTTGCAGTGGGAGGCGGAGAGCTGA
- a CDS encoding NAD(P)H-quinone oxidoreductase: MYAITIPEPGGPEALVWAEVPDPVAGEGEVLVDVVSSAVNRADVLQRQGFYNPPPGASPYPGLECSGRISAIGPGVTGWSVGDEVCALLAGGGYAEKVAVPAGQLLPVPDGVDPALAAALPEVTATVWSNVFMVAHLRPGETLLVHGGSSGIGTMAIQLAKAVGARVAVTAGGPEKLARCAELGADILIDYREQDFVEELRKATDGAGADVILDIVGAKYLDRNVKALAVNGRLAIIGLQGGVKGELNLSALLNKRAAITATSLRGRPLAEKAAIVAAVREHVWPLIADGVVRPIVDRTVPMPDAAEAHRVLESSAHIGKVLLQAPAG; the protein is encoded by the coding sequence ATGTATGCGATCACGATCCCTGAACCCGGCGGCCCCGAGGCACTCGTCTGGGCCGAGGTGCCCGATCCGGTAGCCGGCGAGGGCGAGGTCCTCGTCGATGTCGTGTCCAGCGCGGTCAATCGCGCCGATGTGCTGCAGCGGCAGGGGTTCTACAACCCGCCGCCCGGCGCGTCCCCCTACCCCGGCCTCGAATGCTCGGGCCGTATCTCGGCGATCGGGCCCGGTGTCACCGGCTGGTCGGTCGGCGACGAGGTGTGTGCGCTGCTCGCGGGCGGCGGATACGCGGAGAAGGTCGCCGTGCCCGCCGGGCAGCTGCTGCCCGTGCCGGACGGCGTCGATCCGGCTCTGGCCGCGGCGCTGCCCGAGGTGACGGCCACGGTCTGGTCCAACGTCTTCATGGTGGCCCATCTGCGCCCCGGTGAGACGCTGTTGGTGCACGGCGGGTCCAGCGGCATCGGCACGATGGCGATCCAGCTCGCCAAGGCCGTGGGCGCGCGGGTCGCGGTCACCGCCGGGGGACCGGAGAAGCTGGCGCGCTGCGCGGAACTCGGGGCCGACATCCTGATCGACTACCGGGAGCAGGACTTCGTCGAGGAACTGCGCAAGGCGACCGACGGGGCCGGTGCGGATGTCATTCTCGACATCGTCGGCGCGAAGTACCTGGACCGGAATGTGAAGGCGCTCGCCGTCAATGGCCGACTGGCCATCATCGGCCTTCAGGGTGGCGTCAAGGGCGAGCTGAATCTGAGCGCCCTGCTGAACAAGCGGGCCGCCATCACCGCGACCTCGCTGCGCGGCCGCCCGCTTGCCGAGAAGGCCGCTATCGTCGCCGCCGTGCGCGAGCACGTCTGGCCGCTGATCGCGGACGGGGTCGTGCGGCCGATCGTGGACCGTACGGTGCCGATGCCGGACGCCGCCGAGGCTCACCGGGTGCTGGAGTCCAGCGCGCACATCGGGAAGGTGCTGCTGCAGGCCCCTGCGGGCTGA
- a CDS encoding bacterial proteasome activator family protein, with product MEMPRNERSQEHPQVLVVGQDGMAIGGGGTDEESREVPVTEMVEQPAKVMRIGSMIKQLLEEVRAAPLDEASRVRLKEIHASSVKELEDGLAPELVEELERLSLPFTEESVPSEAELRIAQAQLVGWLEGLFHGIQTALFAQQMAARAQLEQMRRALPPGSAHEEEDGSGDPHGAIRSGPYL from the coding sequence ATGGAGATGCCGAGGAATGAACGGTCGCAGGAGCACCCCCAAGTCCTCGTAGTGGGGCAGGACGGCATGGCGATCGGCGGCGGTGGCACTGACGAAGAATCGCGTGAGGTCCCGGTGACGGAGATGGTCGAACAGCCCGCGAAGGTCATGCGCATCGGCAGCATGATCAAGCAGCTCCTGGAGGAGGTCAGGGCGGCTCCTCTCGACGAGGCGAGCCGGGTCAGGCTCAAGGAGATCCACGCCAGCTCGGTGAAGGAGCTGGAGGACGGCCTCGCGCCGGAGCTGGTGGAGGAGCTGGAGCGGCTCTCTCTGCCGTTCACCGAGGAGTCGGTGCCCTCCGAGGCGGAACTCCGGATTGCCCAGGCACAGCTGGTGGGCTGGCTGGAGGGCCTGTTCCACGGCATCCAGACGGCACTGTTCGCCCAGCAGATGGCGGCTCGGGCCCAGTTGGAACAGATGCGCCGCGCCCTTCCGCCGGGCAGCGCCCACGAGGAAGAGGACGGCAGCGGGGACCCGCACGGGGCCATCCGGTCGGGACCGTACCTCTAG
- a CDS encoding molybdopterin molybdotransferase MoeA: MRAAEEDRAVEQALALVGSQSSGEPHPAGRPHPTDRPHSAGRPRYEDEPADERADEPAAAPRSLPADRGAGAAPGQDRHRHGHTVSWPEARGLAARSGRAVAIRSGRLPLGQALGHVLAEPLVALTDLPPFDTSAMDGWVVSGPGPWNIREVSGAGAGAGADERADGGSSRDLGILAGQSAPATLPDGDAVRIATGARIPADANAVIRSEHARVDEAKGLLHAKHQVLPGQDVRPRGQECRVGDQLMPAGALVTPAVLGLAAAAGYDALVVVPRPRVDVLVLGDELLTSGLPHDGLIRDALGPMIGPWLRALGAEVSAPQRLGDDAAALRRALTTSDADLVITTGGTAAGPVDHVHPVLAEIGAELLVDGVAVRPGHPMLLARLKKEDSAAGASASRDEARTGARDEGPYLVGLPGNPLAAVSGLLTLAEPLLRGLAGREPEAPYRAVVRDEVHGHPHDTRLVPIVHRAGSTADRPGSGYDGGAGTGSGTEHVVPLHYNGPAMLRGIAAADGLAVVPPGGVRSGTEVEILDLPWASAMPWTEGCFT; encoded by the coding sequence GTGCGGGCGGCCGAGGAGGACCGGGCCGTTGAGCAGGCCCTCGCTCTGGTCGGGAGCCAGTCGTCCGGTGAGCCTCACCCCGCGGGTCGGCCCCACCCCACGGATCGGCCTCACTCCGCGGGCCGGCCCCGCTACGAGGATGAACCCGCGGACGAACGCGCGGATGAACCTGCGGCAGCACCCCGTTCGCTGCCCGCGGACCGGGGCGCCGGAGCGGCCCCCGGGCAGGACCGGCACAGGCACGGACACACGGTCTCCTGGCCGGAGGCGCGCGGGCTCGCTGCTCGGTCCGGGCGTGCCGTTGCGATCCGATCCGGCCGACTTCCCCTCGGCCAGGCGCTCGGACACGTACTCGCCGAGCCGCTCGTCGCGCTCACCGATCTGCCGCCCTTCGACACCTCTGCCATGGACGGCTGGGTCGTCTCCGGACCGGGGCCGTGGAACATCCGTGAGGTCTCCGGGGCCGGGGCCGGAGCCGGGGCCGACGAGAGGGCCGATGGAGGCTCAAGCCGGGATCTGGGCATCCTCGCCGGGCAGAGCGCCCCCGCCACGCTTCCCGACGGAGATGCTGTACGGATCGCCACCGGCGCCCGCATTCCGGCGGATGCCAACGCCGTGATCCGCAGCGAACACGCTCGCGTGGACGAGGCCAAGGGGCTGCTCCATGCGAAGCATCAGGTGCTGCCCGGACAGGACGTCAGGCCCCGTGGCCAGGAATGCCGGGTCGGCGATCAGCTCATGCCCGCCGGAGCGCTGGTGACGCCCGCCGTTCTCGGCCTGGCCGCCGCGGCCGGGTACGACGCGCTTGTCGTGGTGCCTCGCCCTCGCGTCGACGTCCTCGTTCTCGGTGACGAACTGCTGACCAGCGGTCTGCCGCACGACGGGCTGATCCGTGACGCGCTCGGCCCGATGATCGGCCCCTGGTTGCGCGCGCTGGGCGCCGAGGTTTCAGCCCCGCAGCGGCTCGGCGACGACGCGGCGGCCCTGCGGCGAGCCCTCACCACATCCGACGCCGATCTGGTCATCACCACCGGTGGCACGGCTGCGGGCCCCGTCGACCACGTCCACCCGGTCCTTGCCGAGATCGGGGCCGAGCTGCTCGTCGACGGAGTCGCTGTCCGACCCGGCCACCCGATGCTGCTGGCCCGGCTCAAGAAGGAGGACTCAGCGGCGGGTGCATCGGCGAGCCGGGACGAGGCGCGGACTGGGGCGCGGGACGAGGGCCCGTATCTCGTCGGGCTGCCGGGCAATCCCCTGGCCGCCGTCTCCGGGCTCCTCACACTCGCCGAGCCCCTGCTCCGCGGGCTGGCGGGCCGGGAGCCGGAGGCGCCGTACCGGGCCGTCGTACGCGACGAGGTGCACGGACACCCGCATGACACCCGTCTGGTGCCCATCGTCCACCGGGCGGGCAGCACCGCCGACAGGCCGGGCAGCGGGTACGACGGCGGCGCGGGAACCGGGAGCGGTACCGAGCACGTCGTACCGCTGCATTACAACGGTCCGGCGATGCTTCGTGGGATCGCTGCCGCCGACGGGCTGGCCGTCGTACCGCCGGGCGGGGTACGGTCCGGCACCGAGGTGGAGATCCTCGATCTACCGTGGGCCTCGGCGATGCCGTGGACGGAAGGGTGTTTCACGTGA
- a CDS encoding Lrp/AsnC family transcriptional regulator codes for MADGGEDPGQVPPARPLDAIDRGILRLLQTDGRASIRSVADRVHVSRANAYARISRLIDDGVIRGFTARVNHERAGQGASAYITLKIVQNSWRTVREQLQALPGATHIALVSGDFDVLLLVHTPDNRSLRELVLTRIQAIPEVLSTRTLLVFEETDLTPGADGPTELA; via the coding sequence ATGGCCGACGGGGGCGAGGACCCCGGCCAGGTTCCGCCCGCCCGGCCGCTGGATGCCATCGACCGCGGCATCCTGCGACTGCTCCAGACGGACGGCCGCGCCTCGATACGGTCGGTGGCCGATCGCGTCCATGTGTCCCGGGCCAACGCCTACGCCCGGATCAGCCGGCTCATCGACGACGGCGTGATCCGTGGCTTCACCGCGCGCGTGAACCATGAGCGGGCGGGGCAGGGAGCCTCCGCGTACATCACACTCAAGATCGTCCAGAATTCCTGGCGCACGGTGCGAGAGCAGCTCCAGGCGCTGCCGGGGGCGACCCATATCGCACTGGTCAGCGGCGACTTCGATGTCCTGCTGCTGGTGCACACCCCGGACAACAGGTCGTTGCGCGAACTGGTCCTGACGAGGATCCAGGCCATCCCGGAGGTGCTCTCCACCCGCACGCTCCTCGTGTTCGAGGAGACGGACCTGACTCCGGGCGCGGACGGACCCACCGAGCTCGCCTGA
- the pdhA gene encoding pyruvate dehydrogenase (acetyl-transferring) E1 component subunit alpha gives MTVQELPGAAAYRPTPPPAWKPLTDPAPLLPDPEPYRVLGTDAVADADPELLLRLYAELVRGRRYNAQATALTKQGRLAVYPSSTGQEACEIAAALVLEERDWLFPSYRDTLAAVARGLDPVEALTLLRGDRHTGYDPREHRIAPLCTPLATQLPHAVGLAHAARLKGDDVVALAMVGDGGTSEGDFHEALNFAAVWRAPVVFLVQNNGFAISVPLAKQTAAPSLAHKAVGYGMPGRLVDGNDAAAVHQVLGEAVARARSGGGPTLVEAVTYRMDAHTNADDATRYRVESEVEAWRAHDPIQLLERELTGRGLLGDDGIEEARAAAERMAAALRERMNADPVLDPMDLFAHVYAEQTAQLREQEARLRVELDAEQDQHGCDDVEEGR, from the coding sequence ATGACGGTCCAAGAGCTGCCCGGCGCGGCTGCTTACCGGCCCACGCCGCCCCCGGCCTGGAAGCCGCTCACTGATCCCGCGCCGCTGCTCCCGGACCCCGAGCCGTACCGCGTGCTCGGTACGGATGCCGTGGCCGACGCCGACCCCGAGCTGCTGCTGCGGCTCTACGCGGAACTGGTCCGTGGCCGGAGGTACAACGCGCAGGCCACCGCCCTCACCAAGCAGGGTCGGCTCGCCGTCTACCCGTCGAGCACGGGGCAGGAGGCCTGCGAGATAGCGGCCGCGCTGGTGCTGGAGGAGCGGGACTGGCTCTTTCCCAGCTACCGGGACACCCTTGCGGCAGTGGCGCGCGGCCTGGACCCGGTCGAGGCGCTGACGCTGCTGCGCGGCGACCGGCACACCGGTTACGACCCGCGTGAGCACCGCATCGCACCGCTCTGCACCCCTCTCGCCACCCAGCTGCCGCACGCCGTCGGGCTGGCACACGCGGCGCGCCTCAAAGGTGACGACGTGGTGGCGCTCGCCATGGTCGGTGACGGCGGGACCAGCGAGGGCGATTTCCACGAGGCACTGAATTTCGCGGCCGTCTGGCGTGCCCCGGTCGTCTTTCTCGTGCAGAACAACGGCTTCGCGATCTCCGTACCGCTGGCGAAGCAGACCGCCGCGCCGTCCCTGGCACACAAGGCCGTCGGGTACGGGATGCCGGGTCGGCTGGTGGACGGGAACGACGCGGCCGCGGTGCACCAGGTCCTCGGTGAGGCGGTGGCGCGGGCCCGGAGCGGTGGCGGGCCGACGCTCGTCGAGGCGGTGACGTACCGCATGGACGCCCATACGAACGCCGACGACGCCACTCGTTACCGCGTCGAAAGCGAAGTGGAGGCCTGGCGTGCGCACGACCCGATCCAGCTTCTCGAGCGGGAGCTGACCGGGCGGGGGCTGCTCGGCGACGACGGGATCGAGGAGGCGCGCGCGGCCGCGGAGCGGATGGCAGCCGCTCTGCGCGAGCGGATGAACGCCGATCCGGTGCTGGACCCGATGGATCTGTTCGCCCATGTCTACGCGGAACAGACCGCACAACTGCGGGAGCAGGAAGCCCGGTTGCGTGTCGAACTGGACGCCGAGCAGGACCAGCACGGCTGTGACGACGTGGAGGAAGGGCGATGA
- a CDS encoding potassium channel family protein codes for MGLGDAVDGRVFHVKLPGHDAMARRADEHVLPTRVLLPRRVVDRPARQVAKRLMMALLVLAATVLIVWMDRGGYHDAADDQVDLLDAVYYATVTLSTTGYGDITPYGDSARLINVVLVTPLRVLFLIILVGTTLEVLTERTREDFRLKRWRTNLRDHTVVVGFGTKGRSAIQTLCATGLKKEQIVIVDPATKVIEIANAEGFVGVVGDATRSEVLLRAELQKARQIIIATQRDDTAVLVALTARQLNRGAKIVAAVREEENAPLLRQSGADAVITSASAAGRLLGLSVLSPSAGTVMEDLIQQGSGLDLVERPVIKAEVGKSVRETDDLVVSVLRGHRLLGYDDPAASPLQLMDRLITIVRASNESPLDSPSTGTPRLRD; via the coding sequence GTGGGCCTCGGCGATGCCGTGGACGGAAGGGTGTTTCACGTGAAACTTCCCGGCCACGATGCGATGGCCAGGCGCGCCGACGAGCATGTCCTGCCCACGCGGGTGCTGCTCCCGCGCAGGGTTGTCGACAGACCGGCGCGGCAGGTCGCCAAGCGGCTGATGATGGCGCTTCTGGTGCTTGCCGCAACGGTGTTGATCGTCTGGATGGACCGTGGCGGATATCACGACGCCGCCGATGACCAGGTCGATCTCCTGGACGCGGTGTACTACGCGACGGTCACGCTCTCCACCACCGGCTACGGCGACATCACCCCGTACGGGGACTCCGCCCGGCTCATCAATGTGGTGCTTGTGACACCACTGCGGGTGCTCTTCCTGATCATCCTGGTCGGCACCACTCTCGAGGTCCTTACGGAACGGACCCGGGAGGACTTTCGGCTGAAGCGTTGGAGAACCAACTTGCGTGATCACACCGTTGTCGTCGGCTTCGGGACGAAGGGCCGTTCGGCCATCCAGACCCTGTGTGCCACCGGTCTGAAGAAGGAACAGATCGTCATCGTCGACCCGGCGACCAAGGTGATCGAGATCGCCAACGCCGAGGGGTTCGTCGGTGTGGTCGGCGATGCGACGCGCAGCGAGGTGCTGTTGCGGGCCGAGCTCCAGAAGGCGCGTCAGATCATCATCGCCACCCAGCGTGACGACACGGCGGTGCTGGTGGCCCTGACGGCGCGGCAGCTCAACCGCGGCGCGAAGATCGTCGCAGCGGTGCGCGAGGAGGAGAACGCCCCGTTGCTCCGGCAGTCCGGTGCCGACGCGGTGATCACCAGCGCCAGTGCGGCGGGCCGGCTGCTGGGCCTCTCGGTCCTCAGCCCGAGCGCGGGCACGGTGATGGAGGACCTGATCCAGCAGGGCAGTGGACTCGATCTCGTCGAACGGCCGGTGATAAAGGCCGAGGTGGGCAAGAGCGTCCGGGAGACCGATGACCTCGTGGTCAGCGTGTTGCGGGGACATCGGCTGCTGGGTTACGACGATCCGGCGGCCAGCCCGCTGCAGTTGATGGACCGTTTGATCACCATTGTGCGTGCCTCGAACGAATCGCCGCTGGACAGTCCGTCCACGGGCACACCGCGCCTGCGCGACTGA
- a CDS encoding dihydrolipoamide acetyltransferase family protein, producing the protein MPQVLEFKLPDLGEGLTEAEIVRWLVEVGDVVAIDQPVVEVETAKAMVEVPCPYGGVVTARFGEEGSELPVGAPLLTVAVAVGSAEPVGSDAGADEGARTGSGPGSGSGSGSGSGSGSGSRGSGAGSGEVESSGNVLVGYGTGAPVARRRRVRPTAVTATVPARVPVAPAPARAPDPDPVPVAAPGPVAVVSPLVRKLARQHDLDLRQLSGSGPDGLILRADVESAIRELAEGTAASLPTAVPTPEAVTEPVAASVSVSEPAFGTAASPAAHRIPLRGVRGAVADKLSRSRREIPDATCWVDADATELMAARSAMNSAGGPAAGPKVSVLALLARICTAALARFPELNATVDLEAREIVRLPEVHLGFAAQTERGLVVPVVRDAQARNAESIAAEIARLTEAARAGRLTPAELTGGTFTLNNYGVFGVDGSTPIINHPEAAMLGVGRIVPKPWVHQGELAVRQVVQLSLTFDHRVCDGGTAGGFLRYIADCVEQPAVLLRTL; encoded by the coding sequence ATGCCCCAGGTACTCGAATTCAAGTTGCCGGACCTCGGCGAGGGGCTCACCGAGGCGGAGATCGTGCGCTGGTTGGTGGAGGTCGGCGATGTCGTCGCCATTGACCAGCCGGTCGTCGAGGTCGAGACGGCCAAGGCGATGGTGGAGGTACCGTGCCCGTACGGGGGCGTGGTGACCGCGCGGTTCGGCGAAGAAGGCTCGGAACTGCCGGTCGGGGCACCGCTGTTGACGGTGGCGGTCGCGGTGGGGTCGGCGGAGCCGGTGGGGTCGGATGCAGGGGCGGATGAGGGGGCAAGGACAGGGAGCGGGCCTGGCTCCGGTTCCGGCTCTGGCTCTGGTTCCGGCTCCGGTTCCGGTTCGCGTGGGTCCGGGGCCGGTTCCGGTGAGGTGGAGTCGTCCGGCAATGTGCTGGTCGGATACGGGACGGGCGCACCGGTGGCGCGTCGGCGACGGGTCCGTCCCACAGCCGTGACGGCAACGGTTCCCGCACGGGTGCCTGTGGCTCCTGCGCCCGCGCGGGCCCCCGACCCCGATCCCGTGCCGGTTGCGGCGCCGGGACCGGTGGCTGTGGTTTCCCCGCTGGTACGGAAGCTGGCGCGGCAGCATGATCTTGATCTGCGGCAGCTGTCGGGCTCCGGACCGGACGGGCTGATCCTGCGGGCCGACGTCGAATCCGCGATCAGGGAGCTGGCAGAGGGAACGGCGGCTTCCCTGCCGACCGCGGTCCCGACGCCGGAGGCCGTTACGGAGCCGGTGGCGGCGTCGGTATCGGTATCGGAGCCGGCTTTCGGGACGGCGGCGAGCCCGGCCGCGCACCGGATTCCGTTGCGCGGTGTACGGGGCGCGGTCGCCGACAAGCTGTCGCGCAGCCGGCGGGAGATCCCCGACGCCACGTGCTGGGTCGATGCCGATGCCACCGAGCTGATGGCGGCCAGATCCGCGATGAACAGCGCCGGTGGTCCGGCTGCCGGGCCCAAGGTGTCGGTGCTGGCCCTGCTGGCGCGTATCTGCACCGCAGCGCTGGCCCGGTTCCCCGAGCTCAACGCCACGGTGGATCTGGAAGCGCGGGAGATCGTGCGGCTGCCGGAGGTGCACCTCGGGTTCGCCGCTCAGACCGAGCGGGGTCTGGTCGTGCCCGTCGTGCGGGATGCGCAGGCCAGGAACGCCGAGTCGATCGCGGCCGAGATCGCCCGGCTGACCGAGGCTGCGAGGGCCGGGCGGTTGACCCCGGCGGAGCTGACCGGTGGCACGTTCACACTGAACAACTACGGGGTGTTCGGAGTCGACGGATCGACCCCGATCATCAATCACCCCGAGGCGGCGATGCTGGGCGTCGGCCGGATCGTGCCCAAGCCCTGGGTGCACCAGGGGGAGCTTGCCGTACGCCAGGTGGTCCAGCTCTCGCTGACGTTCGACCACCGGGTCTGTGACGGCGGCACGGCGGGCGGCTTCCTGCGCTACATAGCCGACTGCGTGGAACAACCGGCGGTGCTGTTGCGCACGTTGTAG
- a CDS encoding NTP transferase domain-containing protein — protein MTAYDAIVLAGGAAKRLGGADKPGIRVGGRALLDRVLAACADASTTVVVGGRRSTVRPVVWTCEEPQGGGPLAALDAGVRRTTAERVLVLSADLPFLGAGTVGALLAAGEGGRDGALCVDQQGRDQPLVAVYGAEPLRRELALLAAEHGGLSGLPLRLLTHELELARVEADPLASFDCDTWEDIASARARIREHGTVLDEWITAVKNELGIELDVDTGVLLDLARDAAHGVARPAAPLTTFLVGYAAAKASSEGDGDGDGATAVAEAARKAAALALRWADENETQ, from the coding sequence ATGACCGCGTATGACGCCATCGTCCTTGCCGGAGGGGCCGCCAAGCGGCTCGGCGGCGCCGACAAGCCCGGGATCCGGGTCGGTGGCCGCGCGCTGCTCGACCGGGTGCTCGCGGCCTGTGCCGACGCCTCGACGACGGTGGTGGTGGGCGGGCGCCGGTCCACCGTGCGGCCGGTGGTCTGGACGTGTGAAGAGCCCCAGGGCGGCGGGCCGTTGGCCGCGCTCGACGCGGGGGTTCGGCGGACCACGGCGGAACGGGTTCTCGTGCTCTCCGCCGACCTGCCGTTCCTCGGAGCGGGCACTGTCGGAGCGCTCCTGGCCGCCGGGGAAGGCGGGCGGGACGGTGCCCTGTGCGTCGACCAGCAGGGTCGTGACCAGCCTCTTGTCGCCGTCTACGGTGCCGAACCGCTGCGCCGTGAGCTCGCGCTGCTCGCCGCCGAGCACGGCGGTCTGTCCGGGCTTCCCTTGCGTCTGCTGACGCACGAACTCGAACTTGCCCGGGTGGAGGCCGATCCACTCGCCTCTTTCGACTGCGACACCTGGGAGGACATTGCGTCGGCCCGGGCCCGTATCAGAGAGCATGGGACCGTGCTGGATGAATGGATCACCGCAGTCAAGAACGAACTCGGTATCGAACTCGATGTCGACACCGGCGTCCTGCTCGATCTCGCCCGTGACGCCGCCCACGGCGTCGCCCGGCCCGCCGCGCCGCTGACGACCTTCCTGGTCGGGTACGCGGCGGCCAAGGCGAGCAGCGAAGGTGACGGCGATGGCGATGGCGCCACGGCGGTGGCCGAGGCCGCCCGGAAGGCTGCCGCGCTCGCCCTTCGCTGGGCGGACGAGAACGAGACGCAATGA